The sequence TCCCAGAAGAGATGTCCTTCTCCACTTTTTTACGAACTTGCTCTAATACCGACCTTAAACCGATCTCTTCGGAATTTAGAAGTTTAGCCACTGCGGCCTGATCGGTTTTAGATGGAAGATTGGAAAATTTATTTTTTATAATATTCAATTTTCGATTCAGAAAACGAAAAAAATCGACAAGTTCCTCATCCGAAATTTTTTCTTCTCCTTTTGATTCGTAAAAGTTTTTTATCCCTTCTGAATAAGCATAAAACTCCTTAGGAGAATCGGAAAGAATAACTTTGGACCTTTCCCATCTTTCTTTTGCATTTAATGTCCCCAAATTCGTAAGCTTTCGAGTCACATTAAAAAACTTGATCTCTAAACGATCTTCCGAATCGAATCTGGAGTCCTTCTCCCCTTTTTCCAAAATGAATTCTTTGGATTCCGGATCAAAAGATATAAGATAAGCAAATCCTTCAGGCTTCTTCCCTTGAAATGCAGCAAGTTCGGAGGCCTGTATCTTTAACGTATCAAAGGAAGTTTCATAACCATTTAATATTGCATAACCTACCAATTGAAACGCCAAAAGAAAAGTGGCCATGGTCACAGCCACAATCTTACTCAAAATGGTGGTCCTTTCCTTGGTGGCATTTGCATAAATGATCAAGACCAGAAAAAGACCAGCGACTAGTGCGATATCCGTAGTATGTTGGAACACCTTTCTAGAAACGGAACCATCCCTGCTCATCACATTCAGAATACCCGGAATAATAGTGATCGTAGAATATGCGATCGCGATATAAATGATCCATCTTCTCTCTTTTCCTTTTTCTACGACGGCTCTCCAGGTAGCCGATGCCAAAAAGGAAAAGTTATATATCAAAATTATAATAGAGAAAATTTTATAGAACTTATGAGATTCAAAATCCCAATAATTACTTCCGATATTAAAACGATGATCCGATTGTAATGTTACCACAATAAATGTAGCCGTAACAATCGCGAGCCCGGCATATAAAATGGAATAAACAGTTAAACCGAACTTAACATTTCTCGGATTCGGGAAATAAAAGAAAAATATAAAACACTGCACAAACCCCATCATAGGAGAAGGGATCGCCAACCATCGATGAACAATAGTCCATTGATCGAAAGAGATGAACGCAATAATATAAGCCAAATGGAAAATGGTCATCGCCAGAGTGGAAAGACCTAGGTGAAATGCTGCCTTACTTCTATCCTTGATACTCAAAAAGAAGAAGGTAACGTAGATGGAAAAAAGGCAGGCTAGTAGAGAACCGAAAAAGTAAAAATTAAAATAGAACTGATGCATATCGGCAGCATAAAAAGAATCTTAAAACCGGTTTCCGTCAAGAAGATTGTTTGCAGATTAGAACCGGTTATAGGAGAGCCTGTGATTAGAACGATTCCACTCGGAAAACAACTAAGCTCCCAACCTCTCCTGTTCTGAATTTCTAGGAGAAAGACCATGGATCCTTTTGTAAGCTTTGGAAAAAGCAAACGCAGAAGAATATCCTACAGTCCTTGCAATCTCTTCTAAGGTGAAATTCTCTTCTGCCATCAGAGTTTTTCCCCTATCTATTCTCAATTTAGCCAAATAATCCATGGGAGTACTTCCCAAAACTTCTCTGAATTTATTTGCGATAGATGCTCTTGAAACACCTACTGCTCTGGATAATTTTTCCAAGGTCCAAGGATAAGAAATTTTTCTGTGCAATGCCTCTAACGCTCTTAAGATTTTTTCGTCTTTAAAAGCGTTTCTCCAGCCGGGAGAAGAAGAAGGATGTGTCTCCAGCCAATGTCGAATTACGTAATACAGAAGGATGTCAGTTAACCTTTGCAAAATCAAATCTGATCCGATGCCAGAATCCAATTCTTGAGAAATTAATACTTGAGTAGTGTTTAAAGGATGATGAATCAAAACATCAGAAGACTTTACTAAAATATAATCAGGAAGTTCTAAGAAAAATGGATGTTGTGTAGTTTCCGGAACCTCGTAGCGAACGGAAACGAATGTGGTTAAGGGAAGTTTTTCCGACTTTTTTTGTTTTTCGGACATATCAAGAAACTTGGAAATTTCCACCACCTTGTCACTGGGAGAATATACCAATTCGTGATCCAAACCTTTTGCTACAAATAATGTATCTCCTTTTTCTAAATGGACCAGTTTTCCTTTGATCCGTGCATAACAGGAACCTTGAGAAATAATATGAAATCCTCCACTCCTTTCACATGGATAACGAAACCCCCACGGTTTATATAAAGAAGTCCTGGCAAGTAGATCTGCTTTCCAACCTGCATTGGTCAATATTTCCGAAAGAATGTCCATACTCTAAGAATAATCCATAATATCCAAAAGTCGATTCCTTTATACTCTTGGATATGTTTTTTGGATCCTCAGACATAGCCTAAATCCGGATCATCTTGTATCATTCAAAGTTACAGGAGAATAATCAAATGAAAATTTTCGTTTATGGCGGAGCAGGACAGATATCCAGTTCCGTAATTTCTAAACTATTAGATTTAGGGCATGAAGTTTATGCAGGTACGAGAAAACCCGAGGCAGGCAGAAAACTTCCAGGGCTACATTGGGTATTTGCAGATGCTACTCAACCTACAAAAGGAACAGAAATATTGGAAAAAGTGGAGAGAGCCTTCTTCATTTCTCCCCCAGGATATACGGACCAATATTCAGTATTAAGTCCTTGGTTTGAAAAAGCAAAAGTGGCGTCTTTAAAGAAGGTTGTTTTGATGAGCGCAATGGGAGTCGACTTTGCTCCTCCTGAAGCTCCATTTAGAAAGTTAGAGATCAGTTTGGAAAACTCAGGTGTCCCTTATACAATCTTAAGGCCGAATTGGTTTATGCAGAACTTCCAAACATATTGGCTTTCAGGAATATTAAAAGATAAGAAGATATACTTTCCTGCAGGAAACGCTAAGACCAGTTTTATCCATACGGATGATATTTCTTCTTCCGTGGTTTCCGCACTTTTGAATGACCAATTTAATGGTAAAGGAATTGCATTGACCGGAAAAGAGGCGCTCACTCATGAAGAAGTGGCCGAAAAGATTTCCAAACATACAGGCTTGAAAGTGAGTTACTCGGATATCAGTCCGGAGACATTTAAAACAAACCTTTTACAAGCAGGCGTATCCGAAGACTATGCAAGTTTTATGGTATTCATAGCCGGGTCACTCAAAGAAGGTCATTCCTCTCCCATCCTGAATACTGTTCGGGAGATCACCGGAAAAGATCCGATCTCTTTTGATGAGTATGCAGAGCAAAACAAAAAGGTTTGGCTGAATTAAAATTAACTCTCTTGTTCGACCTTAATCGTATCTTTTAGATCGATTAGGGCCGAGCGATTGTTATAAGAGATAAAATCACCTAATTATAGAAAGTCGAAAGAAGAAAATAGTACGAAAGTTTTAGTGCACTTTGCAATTTAGTATAAATTCTGAAACAGATTTGAAATGATTTTCTAATATCTCTTATTTTCTCTTCCTTCAAATCTTTTTGTCGATCAATTGCTCGATAAAAAACTGAAATAATTCTCTGCAATGCTGCTATTTATTCTGTATTCAAGAATCCTCTTGACATTTAGTCATTTATGCAAAATCTAACAAGTCCGATATGGAAGCCTCCATTCTATTCTCCCATCATGCAAGCGGTGTTTTCTCCTTATTCCTTTTAACCTTCGTTCTAAGCGGCTTCTTGGTATTCAAGAAAAGCAGGACCTTGCCTACATATTATCTACTTATAATGTATCTCGGCTATGGGACCATGTTTTTTGGGTATTTTCTCTCCTATTCCATATTCAGCCCGTTAGCGGCGTATCATAGATATCTTACAGTTTTTGTGATCTTCGGGATCGTTGGATTTATAGGTTTCTGTTATCATTTTCCAAGGAATATATATCCAAAAGAATCCAAGATAGTCATTCCATTATCCTTGGTGATCGCTTTAGCCGCATGGATCCATTTTATCCTAAAAACAGTGGGAAAAGAGAAGATATATCTATTCTCCGCTCACCATTATAGTTTCGATTTCGGAAAAGAAGCTAGTTTTGCGATCCTCTTATGTTTTATTATTAGCACAGTTATTCTGATTAGAAAAACGATCTATTTTTCTCGTTATTCTGGAATATTCCAAAAATGGAATACTTCTTCCGACTCTTTAGCTCTTCCTGTCCGTATTCTTGCAAAAACCCTTATTTTTCTTCCTTTGAATATCATGAAGATCATTCTCCCTTCCAGAAAAGAAGGGATCGCACTCCGAGCATTTTTAGTCACTGTAATCTTAAACATATTGAATGCGTATAATAACGTATTAAATAAATCTGGAGTTCTATCCTACGACACGTACGCAATCGCGTATTTTATCCTGTCAGTAGTCACAATATTTTTCATACAGAGTGCTTATCTAAACCATTCCCCGGAACCTACAAGCTTTATGGGAAAGATACTTTCCAGCGCAGTGGTTACTGTGGTGTTAGCTTTAGGAGCGATCAGTTATATTACTTTATTCTCCACAGATAAATCGATAGAAAAAGAGGATCTAGTCGAGATGAATTCGGTTAAAACTGAAATTCGAAATGGAGACACGAATTTTCCTCCTAATGTTAGATATGTTTTATCTCGTCCAGTCGGCCCGGGTATGTTTGATCATAAATATGATATTCTTTTTTCAAAGGACGGTTTGAACCAAACCATTCTGAAAGAAGGAGAAAAATATTATAAAAACCAACAACTGAAAGAAGCGATCGAAAAAAACAAAAAACTTCATAAAGGAAAATCCGAATCCGAATTAGAGGCAATTACTCTTAAAGAGATGAAGGATACAAATCTTCCATTAGGCTCCAGACTCTATAGAGTCGCCGGAGATTTTTTCATCCATTATGATTTTGTGATAGGTCAGACAAGATACGAGGTAGGATTTGCGTATGTCGAATTCAGACAAGTGATCCATGATGTAGCCCGTTGGTTAATCCTGATCATTTTTGGAACCACAATCTTCATATTGATCGCATTCCCGATCCTACTCAGAGTCAGCTTAATTCATCCTCTTAATAATCTATTGTCTGGAGTGGAAAAGGTCAACCACGGAGATCTAAATGTAAACGTTCCGATTAAAGCTATGGACGAGATCGGCTTCTTATCTCTTTCTTTCAACTCAATGGTAGATTCCATCCGAAGTGCAAGAGAACAATTGCAGGAACATGCAGACCATCTGGAAGAAAAGGTAGAAGAACGTACAAAAGAAGTTCAGGAGAAAATGGAGGAAGTCCAAAGACTGAAGATCCAACAGGATGGGGACTATTTCTTAACTTCTCTACTTGCAAAACCGCTCTTCTATAATGCAAACAAATCTTCCAAAGTAAACACTAGCTTCCTCATCAGACAAAAGAAATATTTCGAATTTAGAAATAAACAAGGCGAACTCGGTGGAGACATATGCCTAACAGGAAATCTGAGATTAGGAACTCCTGATAATTATAGAAAGTTCACGATGGCAATGAATGGAGATGCAATGGGGAAATCCATGCAGGGAGCAGGAGGTTCCCTAGTTATGGGAGTCGTCATGAACTCTATTATGGCAAGATCCGCTGCAAACAAAAGAGTCTTAGCTAAAACACCGGAAGAATGGCTGACCGAAACCTATACTGAGATACATTCCGTATTCAAAAGTTTCGACGGAACAATGGTGATCTCGGCGACTGTAGCCTTGATCGAGGATGAAACCGGAGAAATGTTCTACTGGAACGCAGAACACCCTTTCTCAGTATTATATAGGGACGGGAAAGCCTCTTTCATCGAAGACACATTAGAACTTCGTAAATTAGGGCTGGATTCGGAATTCGAATTTAAAGTAAAAACATTCCAGCTACATCCGGGAGATCTGATCATACTCGCTTCGGACGGAAGAGATGACCTTCTACTTTCCGTACATAATAACAAAAGAATTATCAATGAAGATGAAAATGTATTTTTGGACGTGGTGGAAAGATCTCACGGAGACATCAAATCCATCGAACAAAATATCCGAAGTATCGGAGAAGTCATAGACGATCTTTCCATCCTAAGGATCGGATTCCAAGAAGTGAATGCTCCTGCAATCGAACAAAGAGACGAGAATAACGAATTCGCGGACAAGGTAGTTTTACAAAGTTTATATAAAGAAGGAAAAGAATTATATCGCAACGGAGAAGCCCAGAAAGCGATCTCAATTCTTCTGGATGCATACGCAACAGATAATAATAACCAAAAATTGAACAAACTGCTCGGCTTGATCAGTTTTAAAGAAAAGGATTATCCTTTAGCAGTAAAAGTTTTGAGTAAATATCTGAGCCAAGACCCTGATACCGCTGAACTTTGGTATTATCTCTCTATAGCGGAAAAACGAATCGGCAACCTGGCCCAATCCCTGGAAGCCGCGATGATGGTAAATCAAATGCAACCTATGAATGTACAGAACTTGGTACATCTTTCCGATCTAAATCGACTTTTGGGAAATAGAGAAGAAGCCATAGGCTTCACAAAATCAGCGGAAGAGATCGATCCGGAGAATAAGAATATTCGAAAGTTGAAAAAACTTTTGGAAATGGATTAAAAATAGAGAATGTATTCTCTACTCTAAATAAAGCGTTCTTCGTAAAACATCTAATAGCTTCGGCGATTATGATCCAAGCTGCAACCCTGCTTTTCCTTATATATCGCCTTAGATTTAAAGTTGGAAAAGAAGGATGAAAATTCTATAGATAAAGAATTTTCATCCTGGATCCAAAGATCAGAAGAAAAAAATTGTTTTGTATAATCCTTACAATATTCTTCCGAACCTTTGGAAACAAATAAACAGGAACAACCTTCTTTAGCCACAAAAGAAGAATATACACTCCCAAGAGAGTCAGGAAGTATTCTCCATTTCCAAACAGAAAATACAACAAGGAAAAATACAACAAGAACAGACCCAGATGTATATAATATTTTTATAAATTTCTTCACTGTAATTTCCCCGAATCGCTTTTGTTCAAAATTGAAAGCAAACGATCTAAAAATTCTCTTATTGGAAATTTGGAGCCTCTATCATTTCCCAATCGAATCACTATCAATTTTTTCTCAGGATCCACTACTAAAAATTGTCCCCAATGTCCTGAAGCAAAAAAGGATCGAGGAGAAAGTTGTGGATAATACAGATCCTCCGAATCGGGCGAAAATCGATTTAAATATACGTGTCCCCCCATACTCGGAATACGAAACGTATCCAAGTACCAGGGTCTTTTACTCTTAAGATCATAAATTCGAAAAGTTTTTGAAATCCAATCTTTGGGAAAGATCCCGGAAGATCTTCCAGAAATTTCATCCGAGTAAAGAAGTCCGATTTTAGCCAGATCTCTTGCGGAAAGATAGGCATAAGAAGAAGCTACCGGAATTCCTTTGCCATCCCTTTCCCAAACATATAACGAAATCCCGGTCCGTTTAAAATACATCTCGGGAAAATTATTTTCCACTGAACTCAAGACAGCAGATAATAGATTTGAATCTCCGCTGGAATAAGATATTTTTTCTCCAGGAACATGAGAAAATTTTAATTTGGAAATATAATCCGTGATGTCCCGATTCCCTTCCCCATATAATATTTCTAGAATATCCGAATTAAAAGGTGCCCATTCATATCTTTCTTTCCACTCGATTCCGGAAGCAAAGAAGAGTAGATGTTTTACTTTCAGTTCTCCTAAATTTGAAATCGGGAATTTTTGGAGATAAAATCGGACAGGTTTTTCTAAATCCAATTTCCCGAGAGCCACAGCTTGTCCTACTGCCCCATTCAATAAAAATTTGCTAATAGACCAAGTTGGATGTAATGTTTTAGGCCCGAATCCGGAAGAGTAAGTTTCTAATATTATTTTTCCGTTTTGGATCACCAGAATCGCATTTGTGCGGATCTTAGAATTGTTTGTTTGGTATTGGCCCTCCGTAGCCCATCTTGCTAGGGATATGATTTCTTGTTTCTCGTTAAAATGGACTGTGTATGCAGAATATGGAAAATTTTCCGCTTTGGTACACCCACCAAAGAATATAAGAAGTATGGGCCAAACCTTTCTGAAATACATTCCCATCGAAAACCCTCGGTTAAAAATGAGAAAGATCTGGATTAAAAAATATTCCAAAATATCCGAATAGAATATGAAATTTTAGATACAAAGTGAGGTTGCTCGCGGCAGCGATGCGTAGATCTTTAGTCCGGGCAAAGCCCGGATGAGCGCTAGCGAAATCGGAGCAGCGCGACCCGAGCGTTAGCGAGTGGGGCCGCCCAGAAATTACATTAAATATCTTTTTCCTAAATTATCTCTT is a genomic window of Leptospira neocaledonica containing:
- a CDS encoding AraC family transcriptional regulator — translated: MDILSEILTNAGWKADLLARTSLYKPWGFRYPCERSGGFHIISQGSCYARIKGKLVHLEKGDTLFVAKGLDHELVYSPSDKVVEISKFLDMSEKQKKSEKLPLTTFVSVRYEVPETTQHPFFLELPDYILVKSSDVLIHHPLNTTQVLISQELDSGIGSDLILQRLTDILLYYVIRHWLETHPSSSPGWRNAFKDEKILRALEALHRKISYPWTLEKLSRAVGVSRASIANKFREVLGSTPMDYLAKLRIDRGKTLMAEENFTLEEIARTVGYSSAFAFSKAYKRIHGLSPRNSEQERLGA
- a CDS encoding SpoIIE family protein phosphatase, whose translation is MEASILFSHHASGVFSLFLLTFVLSGFLVFKKSRTLPTYYLLIMYLGYGTMFFGYFLSYSIFSPLAAYHRYLTVFVIFGIVGFIGFCYHFPRNIYPKESKIVIPLSLVIALAAWIHFILKTVGKEKIYLFSAHHYSFDFGKEASFAILLCFIISTVILIRKTIYFSRYSGIFQKWNTSSDSLALPVRILAKTLIFLPLNIMKIILPSRKEGIALRAFLVTVILNILNAYNNVLNKSGVLSYDTYAIAYFILSVVTIFFIQSAYLNHSPEPTSFMGKILSSAVVTVVLALGAISYITLFSTDKSIEKEDLVEMNSVKTEIRNGDTNFPPNVRYVLSRPVGPGMFDHKYDILFSKDGLNQTILKEGEKYYKNQQLKEAIEKNKKLHKGKSESELEAITLKEMKDTNLPLGSRLYRVAGDFFIHYDFVIGQTRYEVGFAYVEFRQVIHDVARWLILIIFGTTIFILIAFPILLRVSLIHPLNNLLSGVEKVNHGDLNVNVPIKAMDEIGFLSLSFNSMVDSIRSAREQLQEHADHLEEKVEERTKEVQEKMEEVQRLKIQQDGDYFLTSLLAKPLFYNANKSSKVNTSFLIRQKKYFEFRNKQGELGGDICLTGNLRLGTPDNYRKFTMAMNGDAMGKSMQGAGGSLVMGVVMNSIMARSAANKRVLAKTPEEWLTETYTEIHSVFKSFDGTMVISATVALIEDETGEMFYWNAEHPFSVLYRDGKASFIEDTLELRKLGLDSEFEFKVKTFQLHPGDLIILASDGRDDLLLSVHNNKRIINEDENVFLDVVERSHGDIKSIEQNIRSIGEVIDDLSILRIGFQEVNAPAIEQRDENNEFADKVVLQSLYKEGKELYRNGEAQKAISILLDAYATDNNNQKLNKLLGLISFKEKDYPLAVKVLSKYLSQDPDTAELWYYLSIAEKRIGNLAQSLEAAMMVNQMQPMNVQNLVHLSDLNRLLGNREEAIGFTKSAEEIDPENKNIRKLKKLLEMD
- a CDS encoding NmrA family NAD(P)-binding protein codes for the protein MKIFVYGGAGQISSSVISKLLDLGHEVYAGTRKPEAGRKLPGLHWVFADATQPTKGTEILEKVERAFFISPPGYTDQYSVLSPWFEKAKVASLKKVVLMSAMGVDFAPPEAPFRKLEISLENSGVPYTILRPNWFMQNFQTYWLSGILKDKKIYFPAGNAKTSFIHTDDISSSVVSALLNDQFNGKGIALTGKEALTHEEVAEKISKHTGLKVSYSDISPETFKTNLLQAGVSEDYASFMVFIAGSLKEGHSSPILNTVREITGKDPISFDEYAEQNKKVWLN
- a CDS encoding serine hydrolase domain-containing protein yields the protein MYFRKVWPILLIFFGGCTKAENFPYSAYTVHFNEKQEIISLARWATEGQYQTNNSKIRTNAILVIQNGKIILETYSSGFGPKTLHPTWSISKFLLNGAVGQAVALGKLDLEKPVRFYLQKFPISNLGELKVKHLLFFASGIEWKERYEWAPFNSDILEILYGEGNRDITDYISKLKFSHVPGEKISYSSGDSNLLSAVLSSVENNFPEMYFKRTGISLYVWERDGKGIPVASSYAYLSARDLAKIGLLYSDEISGRSSGIFPKDWISKTFRIYDLKSKRPWYLDTFRIPSMGGHVYLNRFSPDSEDLYYPQLSPRSFFASGHWGQFLVVDPEKKLIVIRLGNDRGSKFPIREFLDRLLSILNKSDSGKLQ